One part of the Moorena sp. SIOASIH genome encodes these proteins:
- a CDS encoding bifunctional (p)ppGpp synthetase/guanosine-3',5'-bis(diphosphate) 3'-pyrophosphohydrolase, whose protein sequence is MDAIATYSILNFNVNIPDWLQDCLKAASSAADEPVGDHTLLIAEAFKFAYQLHEGQYRKSGEPYIAHPIAVADLLRDLGGNSTMIAAGFLHDVVEDTEITPEEIESRFGVEVRNLVEGVTKLSKFNFSSKTERQAENFRRMFLAMAADIRVIVVKLADRLHNMRTLEYLKPEKQGQIAQETRDIFAPLANRLGIGRFKWELEDLAFKYLERHAYREIQSLVAERRSDREQRLKEVSELLRERIEKTGVHCVDISSRPKHLYGIYQKMQRQNKGFHEIYDIAAMRVIVETKEECYRALAVVHDLFRPIPGRFKDYIGLPKPNRYQSLHTGVIGFNGRPIEVQIRTLEMHHVAEWGIAAHWKYKETGGSNTTKFTADDEKLTWLRQLLEWQKDLKDAQEYMENIKDNLFDEDVYVFTPDGDVVALSRGATAVDFAYRIHTEVGNHCAGVRVNGEWRVLDCPLKNGDIVEILTTKNAHPSLDWLNFVVTASARNRIRQWFKRSHREENVARGRELLEKELGKKGFEALLKSAPMQIVAERCNYHKVEDLLAGLGHGAVTLNFVVKRLREELHAGLDNEPEESEVVQEYSSSTPIHPQSQLPGKKHPIAGVEGLMYRLAACCNPLPGESIIGVVTRTKGISIHRQGCVNVENVLGERLVPVSWNPTDIDNGRPQTYPVNLQIEVIDRVGVFKDILSRLSDQNINVRKAQVKTQYGRPALIDLCIDILNHQQLKRSFAKIQQMSDVLNIRRVSQVEECH, encoded by the coding sequence ATGGACGCGATCGCCACATACTCTATTTTGAATTTTAACGTCAATATCCCTGACTGGCTGCAAGATTGCCTAAAAGCAGCCTCATCAGCGGCAGATGAACCAGTCGGTGATCATACTTTGTTAATCGCTGAGGCATTTAAATTTGCTTACCAACTCCATGAAGGTCAGTACCGCAAATCAGGAGAGCCTTACATTGCCCATCCGATTGCAGTGGCTGATTTATTAAGGGATTTGGGAGGCAACTCTACTATGATAGCGGCTGGATTCCTGCATGATGTAGTTGAAGATACGGAAATTACTCCAGAAGAAATAGAATCTCGGTTCGGAGTCGAGGTAAGAAATTTAGTAGAAGGGGTAACCAAACTATCTAAATTCAACTTCTCCAGTAAAACTGAGCGTCAAGCCGAGAACTTCCGCCGGATGTTCCTCGCCATGGCAGCAGATATTAGGGTAATCGTTGTAAAACTGGCAGATCGATTACATAATATGCGGACCTTGGAATACTTGAAGCCAGAAAAACAGGGTCAGATTGCCCAAGAAACCCGAGATATCTTTGCCCCCCTAGCCAATCGCTTAGGAATTGGTCGCTTTAAGTGGGAACTAGAAGATTTGGCATTTAAGTATCTCGAAAGGCATGCTTATCGGGAAATTCAGTCATTGGTAGCAGAAAGACGCTCAGACCGGGAACAGCGGCTGAAGGAAGTTTCAGAACTGTTGCGAGAGCGCATTGAGAAAACCGGTGTTCATTGCGTTGATATTAGTAGTCGCCCCAAGCACCTTTATGGAATATATCAGAAAATGCAGCGGCAAAACAAGGGGTTTCATGAAATCTATGATATTGCTGCCATGCGAGTGATTGTGGAAACCAAAGAGGAATGCTACCGAGCCTTAGCTGTTGTTCATGATCTGTTCAGACCAATTCCAGGTCGGTTTAAAGACTATATTGGTTTACCCAAACCCAATCGCTATCAATCTCTCCATACGGGAGTGATTGGGTTTAATGGTCGCCCGATCGAAGTCCAAATTCGCACCCTGGAAATGCACCATGTGGCGGAATGGGGTATTGCTGCTCACTGGAAGTATAAGGAAACCGGTGGCTCTAATACTACCAAATTCACGGCTGATGATGAAAAGCTGACTTGGCTGCGGCAGTTATTGGAATGGCAGAAAGACCTGAAAGATGCTCAGGAATACATGGAAAACATCAAAGATAACTTATTTGATGAAGATGTCTATGTATTTACACCAGATGGTGATGTAGTCGCTTTGAGCCGGGGAGCAACTGCCGTAGACTTCGCCTATCGGATTCATACCGAGGTGGGAAACCATTGTGCTGGTGTACGAGTTAATGGCGAATGGCGGGTACTAGATTGTCCTCTAAAGAATGGGGATATCGTAGAAATTCTCACTACCAAAAACGCTCACCCCAGTCTAGATTGGCTCAACTTTGTGGTAACAGCTAGTGCCAGAAATCGTATTCGGCAATGGTTTAAGCGATCGCATCGGGAAGAAAATGTGGCTCGGGGTCGGGAACTCTTAGAGAAGGAACTTGGGAAAAAAGGATTTGAAGCCTTGCTCAAATCAGCACCAATGCAAATTGTGGCGGAGCGCTGTAACTACCACAAAGTAGAGGATTTACTGGCTGGTTTGGGTCACGGTGCAGTGACACTCAACTTTGTAGTGAAACGACTACGGGAAGAACTACACGCTGGTTTAGACAATGAGCCAGAAGAAAGTGAAGTGGTTCAAGAGTATTCTAGCTCTACCCCCATTCATCCCCAATCCCAACTTCCTGGTAAGAAGCATCCTATTGCTGGTGTAGAAGGACTAATGTATCGCCTTGCTGCATGTTGTAACCCCTTACCGGGAGAATCTATCATTGGGGTAGTCACTCGCACTAAGGGGATTTCCATTCATCGGCAAGGATGTGTCAATGTGGAAAATGTTTTAGGAGAAAGACTAGTACCGGTCAGCTGGAATCCCACTGATATCGATAACGGACGTCCCCAAACCTACCCAGTAAATCTGCAAATTGAAGTGATTGACCGGGTTGGTGTCTTCAAAGACATTCTATCTCGCCTAAGTGACCAAAACATTAATGTCCGTAAGGCTCAAGTCAAAACTCAGTATGGCAGACCAGCTCTAATTGACCTGTGCATTGATATTCTCAATCACCAACAACTCAAGCGCAGCTTCGCCAAAATCCAACAAATGAGCGATGTGTTAAATATCCGGCGTGTTTCTCAGGTGGAGGAATGTCATTGA
- the patD gene encoding heterocyst frequency control protein PatD: protein MLSELHDQALREFQQALEQMYCQVDPDDLPRSAIQEQFQALKGLFISQIASISASDIPLDYVSRWQSLKTEIYKQMRLLENDLMLLQASRSPRTAKLRQKGICDRIQTLIQYCQGWLQQSQEQP from the coding sequence ATGTTATCTGAATTACATGATCAAGCATTACGGGAATTCCAACAAGCCCTAGAACAGATGTACTGCCAAGTTGACCCTGATGATTTGCCCCGATCAGCAATTCAGGAGCAGTTTCAAGCACTAAAGGGGCTGTTCATCAGTCAGATCGCTAGTATTAGTGCCTCAGACATACCTCTGGATTATGTCTCTCGATGGCAGTCCCTAAAAACGGAAATTTACAAACAGATGCGATTATTGGAAAATGACCTGATGCTTCTGCAGGCATCCCGGAGTCCTAGGACAGCCAAATTAAGGCAGAAGGGAATATGCGATCGCATTCAGACCCTGATTCAGTACTGCCAAGGGTGGTTGCAACAATCTCAGGAACAACCATAA
- a CDS encoding DUF4114 domain-containing protein, producing MKYKLLSGLMATATVLGVLCSANEASASTNGSDVSQQEYDQQYSNSGNDLPKLTYEEWQHFNDIVNPERVRIDQLDLPEIDFDNLRWESGANDVEVFFINEGAGFRNQLFYSVDGGNIKEIVFDDVSSPLSILPNGDGPLALGQGVNVGNFAGNTFIEFFLLSDGYNGGHNYFGFDPQENPDGFNHLLGYEVEFGGDKFVMLGFEDDWISQQAHESGDQDFNDVVFVVKGLTDTPPGSPSGSVSTPEPGTIVGTLFAFGVMGLTSVKKRQGKKS from the coding sequence ATGAAATATAAACTGCTTTCTGGATTAATGGCGACCGCTACTGTTTTAGGAGTTTTGTGTTCGGCCAATGAAGCATCTGCAAGCACAAATGGATCTGATGTATCTCAGCAAGAATACGATCAACAGTATAGCAATTCAGGGAATGACTTACCAAAACTAACCTATGAGGAGTGGCAACACTTTAACGATATCGTGAATCCTGAAAGAGTAAGGATAGATCAACTGGATTTGCCTGAAATCGATTTTGATAATCTGCGCTGGGAAAGTGGTGCGAACGATGTGGAAGTCTTTTTTATCAACGAAGGAGCCGGTTTCAGAAATCAACTATTTTATTCTGTGGATGGTGGTAACATTAAAGAAATAGTTTTTGATGATGTTTCCTCTCCCTTGAGCATTCTCCCTAACGGCGATGGTCCTTTGGCACTTGGTCAAGGTGTGAATGTGGGTAATTTTGCCGGTAACACCTTTATTGAGTTTTTCCTACTTTCCGATGGGTACAATGGTGGTCATAACTACTTTGGTTTCGATCCCCAAGAAAACCCCGACGGATTCAATCATCTCTTGGGTTATGAAGTTGAATTTGGAGGGGATAAGTTTGTGATGCTAGGATTTGAAGACGATTGGATATCCCAGCAAGCCCATGAGTCAGGAGATCAAGACTTTAACGATGTTGTCTTTGTTGTCAAGGGACTCACAGACACACCACCGGGCTCACCATCAGGAAGTGTATCCACACCAGAACCAGGAACTATAGTGGGTACGCTGTTTGCCTTCGGAGTTATGGGGTTAACCTCAGTAAAGAAGCGGCAAGGTAAAAAATCCTAG
- a CDS encoding transposase: MRIAYQYRLKLTKEQRAKIDHWLSMLCSQYNYLLADRFNWYENNRCPVNACPLVCHLPQLRNNPDYYSQKKTLPNLKKTHPWYKDIHSQVLQDVVKRVKLAFDRFIKGDSNGKRSGKPRLKKQHRYRTFTYPQMKEWCLEGNVINLPKIGKVKVVLHRPIPDGFKIKTASVTKKCDGYYLIFSLEDKTIPEIKPDINPDLIVGIDVGLKEFLTTSDGESVEIPQYYRKAQKRLRVIQKRVSRRKKGGSNRLKAIKQLGLQHKKVADKRKDFHFKTANYLLSKYDVVAHEKLNVKGLSRSRLAKSVLDAGWSSFLTILTSKAENAGLLAVPVSPKNTSQNCSNCGKKVPKKLHVRWHDCPHCGCSLVRVAWPTANRDHNAAINIKNRAAGQSVLKAQRLLRDARIGACCLH, encoded by the coding sequence ATGAGAATTGCGTACCAATACCGATTAAAGCTAACAAAAGAGCAAAGAGCTAAGATAGATCACTGGCTTTCGATGCTTTGCTCTCAGTATAATTATTTATTGGCAGATCGCTTCAATTGGTACGAAAACAATCGATGTCCAGTAAATGCCTGTCCTCTTGTTTGTCACCTTCCTCAACTAAGAAACAATCCTGACTATTACAGCCAAAAGAAAACTTTACCCAATCTCAAAAAGACTCACCCTTGGTACAAGGATATACACTCCCAAGTACTCCAGGATGTAGTAAAAAGAGTAAAATTAGCTTTTGATCGATTTATTAAGGGAGATAGTAACGGAAAGCGAAGTGGAAAACCTAGATTAAAAAAACAACACCGCTACCGTACGTTTACCTATCCTCAAATGAAGGAATGGTGCTTGGAAGGCAATGTAATTAACCTACCTAAAATAGGTAAAGTCAAGGTTGTACTACATCGCCCTATCCCTGATGGATTCAAGATTAAGACTGCTTCTGTTACTAAAAAATGTGATGGTTATTACCTGATATTCTCCCTAGAAGACAAGACAATCCCCGAAATTAAGCCTGACATTAATCCTGACTTAATAGTTGGCATTGATGTTGGTCTTAAGGAGTTTTTGACCACTTCTGACGGGGAGTCTGTTGAAATTCCCCAATATTACCGAAAGGCTCAGAAAAGATTAAGGGTTATTCAAAAGCGGGTCTCTAGACGGAAGAAAGGAGGAAGTAACAGACTTAAAGCTATCAAACAGCTCGGTTTACAGCATAAAAAGGTAGCGGACAAGCGGAAAGACTTCCACTTTAAAACCGCCAATTACTTGCTGTCAAAATATGATGTGGTTGCTCACGAAAAGCTAAACGTCAAAGGACTTTCCAGATCCCGATTGGCTAAATCTGTGTTAGATGCTGGGTGGTCAAGCTTTCTGACAATCCTGACAAGCAAAGCCGAGAATGCTGGCTTGTTGGCGGTTCCAGTAAGTCCCAAAAATACTTCACAGAATTGTTCCAATTGCGGTAAAAAAGTTCCTAAAAAGTTGCATGTACGATGGCACGATTGTCCTCATTGTGGGTGTAGTCTCGTTCGCGTAGCGTGGCCTACGGCCAATCGTGACCATAATGCAGCAATAAATATAAAAAACAGAGCGGCAGGGCAGTCCGTTCTTAAAGCCCAGCGCCTCTTAAGGGATGCCCGGATTGGCGCTTGTTGCCTACACTGA
- a CDS encoding 2OG-Fe(II) oxygenase — protein sequence MHLQEADEGGDLVVYDEGGSTNVYHPLSTQMVISAGDLLHEVTPVVRGERRTLVAFLSMKH from the coding sequence ATTCATCTTCAGGAAGCTGATGAAGGTGGTGATCTAGTTGTTTATGATGAAGGAGGGTCTACCAATGTATATCATCCTTTGTCAACTCAGATGGTAATCAGTGCAGGTGATCTACTCCACGAGGTGACTCCTGTTGTCCGAGGGGAACGACGGACTCTTGTAGCTTTTCTCTCTATGAAACATTAA
- a CDS encoding 2OG-Fe(II) oxygenase codes for MSIVVSPQPPHQHLMTFPGVLSIRECVDLVEDAAKHELEEAKIRVGHDYSKQVIDRSYRWAHLLNIPQLTEYSWLYQRLIACADQANEVFNFNIEREFSEPIFLLRYGIGGHYKEHTDVNKGVIGGRRISIVVQLSPPEDYEGGSLIFRKAGQVASTEQGSATLFPSSWIHQVQPVTRGTRFALVAWINSPK; via the coding sequence ATGTCTATTGTTGTAAGCCCTCAACCCCCTCATCAACATTTAATGACCTTCCCTGGAGTTCTCTCTATCAGAGAGTGTGTTGATCTGGTTGAAGATGCAGCGAAGCACGAGTTGGAAGAAGCAAAAATTCGTGTCGGTCATGACTACTCTAAGCAAGTAATTGACCGTTCTTATCGATGGGCACATCTTCTCAACATCCCTCAATTAACTGAGTATAGTTGGCTTTATCAACGCCTAATCGCATGTGCAGATCAGGCTAACGAGGTATTCAACTTCAACATTGAGAGGGAATTTTCAGAACCAATTTTTCTCCTACGTTACGGGATCGGAGGTCATTATAAGGAACATACTGATGTCAACAAAGGTGTAATTGGTGGACGCCGTATCAGCATTGTCGTTCAACTTAGCCCACCTGAAGACTATGAGGGGGGAAGTCTCATCTTTAGGAAAGCTGGACAAGTGGCTAGCACAGAGCAAGGCTCAGCAACACTCTTCCCATCCAGTTGGATTCACCAGGTACAGCCGGTTACACGAGGAACCCGCTTTGCTCTAGTAGCTTGGATTAATAGTCCCAAGTGA
- a CDS encoding pirin family protein, producing MTVTTNNQKIIKIRKSSERGHANYGWLDSYHTFSFANYYDPAHMGFRKLRVINQDRIQGGTGFGTHSHRDMEIISYVLEGALEHKDTLGNTTVIRPGEVQRMSAGEGIAHSEYNYSATDIAHFFQIWILPNQTGLTPSYEQKFYAPEEKQNQLRLVASEDGRDGSVSIHQDVNLYATNLDAGASIVTHANQDRHIWVQVARGQVKLDNYLLQAGDGAAISQAESVMLVGQEQAEVLLFDLA from the coding sequence ATGACTGTAACCACAAACAATCAAAAAATAATCAAAATTCGTAAATCCTCTGAAAGAGGACACGCTAATTACGGTTGGCTCGATTCTTACCACACCTTTTCTTTTGCCAACTATTACGACCCCGCTCATATGGGATTTCGCAAACTGCGGGTAATTAATCAAGACCGAATTCAAGGTGGAACTGGCTTTGGAACTCACTCCCATAGAGATATGGAAATTATTTCCTATGTCCTAGAAGGAGCCCTTGAGCACAAAGATACCCTTGGCAATACAACAGTTATTCGTCCTGGTGAAGTGCAACGGATGAGTGCAGGAGAAGGTATTGCCCACAGTGAGTATAATTATTCAGCCACTGACATCGCCCATTTTTTTCAAATCTGGATTTTACCGAATCAAACCGGATTAACACCAAGCTACGAGCAGAAATTTTATGCACCAGAAGAAAAGCAGAATCAATTAAGACTAGTTGCTTCAGAGGATGGACGGGATGGTTCTGTGAGCATTCATCAAGATGTTAATCTCTATGCCACAAACCTGGATGCTGGTGCATCAATAGTAACCCATGCTAATCAAGATCGTCATATTTGGGTACAAGTAGCACGAGGTCAGGTGAAGTTAGATAATTACTTGCTACAAGCTGGTGATGGTGCTGCTATTTCTCAAGCAGAATCTGTGATGTTAGTGGGTCAAGAGCAAGCAGAGGTATTGCTGTTTGATTTGGCCTGA
- a CDS encoding nitroreductase family protein, whose protein sequence is MTTELSPSMGLKEAIEQRRAARSFRPDPIPKEILTEIFRLGVRSPSGFNLQPWRFIVVQEQANKEKLRACAFNQRQVTEAPVVLICCGDRRVTQTDYIESVIQLGKDVGGVNDAYADIMRNSIPQMFEYHASFQSTEAWTNRHTMLAVAHLMIVAKSFGVDTCPMEGFVSAQVKEAFNIPAEVDVCCLLPMGYAGEPFKLYGGRFDIEQVYYGESFGESFQV, encoded by the coding sequence ATGACCACAGAACTATCACCATCAATGGGATTAAAAGAAGCAATAGAACAGCGTCGTGCTGCCCGTTCATTTCGTCCTGATCCAATTCCCAAAGAAATCTTAACAGAAATTTTTCGCTTAGGAGTGCGATCGCCTTCCGGTTTCAATTTACAACCTTGGCGCTTTATAGTTGTACAGGAGCAAGCTAACAAAGAAAAGTTAAGAGCCTGTGCTTTTAATCAGCGTCAAGTAACAGAAGCTCCAGTTGTATTAATTTGTTGTGGCGATCGCCGAGTGACTCAAACCGATTACATTGAATCAGTGATTCAACTTGGTAAAGATGTTGGTGGAGTCAATGATGCTTATGCAGATATTATGCGTAACTCAATTCCTCAAATGTTTGAGTATCATGCCTCCTTTCAATCCACTGAAGCCTGGACAAATCGTCACACTATGTTAGCGGTTGCTCATTTAATGATTGTGGCAAAAAGCTTTGGGGTTGATACCTGTCCAATGGAAGGATTTGTGTCTGCTCAGGTTAAAGAAGCATTTAACATTCCTGCTGAAGTAGATGTGTGTTGTTTACTCCCCATGGGATACGCCGGTGAACCATTTAAACTCTATGGTGGACGGTTTGATATCGAACAAGTTTACTATGGCGAGAGCTTTGGAGAATCATTCCAAGTCTAG
- a CDS encoding LysR substrate-binding domain-containing protein, translating into MLSNIELNHLKTFLVVAEEMNFGRAAERLHIAQPPLSRQIKRLEESLGVQLFHRTKPQIQLTEAGRALVLEARRILKQVDLGVQVTQRASRGEIGQIILGFEGFSSADIVPLSIQTYKQQFPDVHIVAKEMSTGEQLQALLEQRIDLGFIVPRKVDESLMVETILREPLVLAVSETHPLASQDQVQLQQLQDEPFILGLNTDQCGLYSAVIRVCHQAGFTPEVSQLTLPGH; encoded by the coding sequence ATGCTATCGAACATTGAACTTAATCATCTTAAGACGTTTCTAGTGGTGGCGGAAGAAATGAATTTTGGGCGAGCTGCAGAGCGGCTTCATATTGCTCAACCGCCTTTGAGTCGTCAAATTAAACGCCTTGAGGAAAGCTTGGGGGTACAGCTTTTTCACCGTACCAAGCCCCAGATTCAACTAACTGAAGCTGGTAGAGCGTTGGTGTTAGAGGCGCGAAGAATCCTCAAGCAGGTGGATTTGGGTGTCCAAGTGACTCAGCGAGCTAGTCGTGGGGAAATTGGTCAGATTATCTTGGGGTTTGAGGGATTTTCTTCAGCTGATATTGTCCCGCTATCGATTCAAACTTATAAGCAGCAATTCCCTGATGTACACATTGTGGCGAAGGAGATGTCAACTGGGGAACAACTTCAGGCATTGTTGGAGCAACGGATTGATTTGGGTTTTATTGTGCCTCGCAAGGTAGATGAATCACTGATGGTGGAAACGATTCTGCGAGAACCGTTGGTGTTGGCGGTATCTGAAACTCATCCCCTAGCTAGTCAAGATCAGGTGCAACTACAGCAACTTCAGGATGAACCGTTTATTCTGGGATTAAATACTGATCAATGTGGTTTATATTCGGCGGTAATTCGTGTTTGTCACCAGGCTGGCTTTACTCCTGAGGTGAGTCAATTGACACTCCCCGGTCATTAG